In Vibrio japonicus, one DNA window encodes the following:
- a CDS encoding SDR family NAD(P)-dependent oxidoreductase: protein MSCVLITGATSGIGFQLAKDYADTGWNVVACGRNTLALQELEAYSPLIISARFELTDLEQIKLVIARLEVSPELWIFNAGDCEYIDRGEIDAALIQRVFSVNVIGLANSLEACQPYFKPGHRIAIVGSIASEVALPRAEAYGASKAAVSYLARTLQLDLKGKGIAVSVIYPGFVKTPLTDKNTFPMPMLITAEQASQAIRRGLEKRNPHIYFPTRFTTILRFIGALPYRWQNVITSKLVSR, encoded by the coding sequence ATGAGTTGCGTATTGATCACTGGGGCCACATCAGGAATCGGGTTCCAACTTGCAAAAGATTATGCAGATACTGGCTGGAACGTTGTTGCTTGTGGAAGAAACACTCTAGCGTTACAAGAACTTGAAGCGTATTCACCTTTAATTATTAGTGCTCGGTTTGAGCTTACTGATTTAGAACAGATCAAATTGGTCATTGCTCGCTTAGAGGTGTCTCCTGAGTTATGGATTTTTAACGCGGGAGATTGCGAGTACATTGATCGTGGCGAAATAGATGCGGCACTTATACAGCGTGTGTTTTCTGTGAATGTTATCGGTTTAGCTAACTCACTTGAAGCCTGCCAACCTTACTTTAAACCTGGCCACAGGATTGCGATTGTCGGTTCAATTGCGAGTGAAGTCGCTTTACCGCGCGCTGAAGCTTATGGCGCATCGAAAGCAGCCGTTAGCTATTTAGCCCGAACTTTACAGCTTGATTTAAAAGGTAAGGGCATCGCTGTCTCTGTTATCTATCCCGGGTTCGTCAAAACGCCTCTAACGGATAAAAATACGTTTCCGATGCCAATGTTAATCACAGCAGAACAAGCATCGCAGGCGATTCGACGTGGCCTTGAGAAACGAAACCCCCATATCTATTTCCCAACGCGTTTCACCACCATTCTGCGCTTTATTGGTGCGTTGCCATATCGGTGGCAAAACGTAATCACGTCCAAATTGGTTTCACGTTAA
- the bioF gene encoding 8-amino-7-oxononanoate synthase, protein MIFSTMPAFKARIANALEARRQKGLTRQVRTIEGGNQAKLFHQKDGYVNFSSNDYLGLANDKELSLAWQKGIELYGNGSGASPLVTGFSPAHQNLETALCEWLGFSRAILFSSGFSANQALIFGLLEKGDLLLQDKLNHASLMEAGQLSPATMKRFLHNDLNSLKKLLTQEALVITEGVFSMDGDLSPLAELRAVTKDHAWLAVDDAHGIGVLGEQGQGSCHYANIKPDILIVTFGKAFGLSGAAILCNEEVGDYLTQFARHHVYSTAIPPSQAYALTHAIGMIQTQSWRREKLGELQHIYRECFSRFDGYVETETPIKPILLGEASLAIDVAEQLKSKGHWLTAIRPPTVPNGTARLRITLTSNHTLEQVRQLASCFEEAIERVS, encoded by the coding sequence ATGATCTTTTCTACGATGCCAGCGTTTAAAGCACGTATAGCTAATGCCCTTGAAGCCAGACGGCAGAAAGGGCTAACCAGGCAGGTGCGCACCATTGAAGGTGGTAATCAGGCCAAGCTTTTCCATCAAAAAGATGGCTATGTGAATTTCTCAAGCAATGATTATCTTGGACTGGCCAACGACAAAGAGTTATCGCTGGCCTGGCAAAAGGGAATTGAGCTGTATGGGAACGGTAGCGGCGCTTCTCCTCTTGTTACAGGATTTAGCCCTGCGCACCAGAACTTAGAAACAGCGCTGTGTGAATGGTTGGGTTTTAGCCGCGCGATACTGTTTAGTTCAGGCTTTTCGGCCAACCAAGCTTTGATATTTGGGCTTTTAGAGAAAGGCGATCTGCTTCTTCAAGATAAACTCAACCATGCGTCACTAATGGAAGCGGGACAGTTGTCTCCCGCGACTATGAAACGTTTTTTACACAATGATCTTAATTCCCTTAAGAAATTGCTGACGCAAGAAGCGCTGGTTATAACTGAAGGTGTCTTCAGTATGGATGGTGACCTTTCACCGCTGGCAGAATTACGCGCAGTCACGAAAGATCATGCTTGGCTGGCGGTTGACGATGCGCACGGTATTGGTGTGCTAGGAGAGCAGGGTCAAGGAAGTTGTCATTATGCCAATATTAAGCCAGATATTTTGATCGTTACTTTTGGCAAAGCATTCGGGTTATCAGGTGCGGCCATTTTATGTAATGAAGAGGTAGGAGATTATTTAACTCAGTTTGCCAGACATCATGTCTACTCGACGGCTATTCCTCCTTCTCAGGCTTACGCGCTCACGCACGCCATTGGCATGATTCAAACGCAGAGTTGGAGACGAGAAAAGCTCGGAGAACTTCAGCACATTTACCGCGAATGTTTCTCGCGATTCGATGGGTACGTTGAAACCGAGACACCAATCAAACCAATTCTTCTCGGAGAGGCCTCACTGGCCATAGATGTCGCGGAGCAACTTAAAAGTAAAGGACATTGGTTGACGGCGATACGGCCTCCGACGGTTCCTAATGGCACAGCAAGGCTACGTATCACTTTGACTTCAAACCATACCTTAGAGCAAGTCAGGCAACTGGCCAGCTGTTTTGAAGAAGCAATAGAACGGGTGAGCTAA
- a CDS encoding nuclear transport factor 2 family protein, whose product MDIASVGKVYQQLSKSNLHTLEPIYHKAVIFEDSAHRIEGWDELKRYFESLYANVRRCEFDVQEHQQVGENGFLTWTMRLEHPKLQGGKTVNVNGVSHLRFQDGLVIYHRDYFDLGEMLYENLPLLGSVIKCIKQRLGS is encoded by the coding sequence ATGGATATTGCCTCAGTTGGGAAAGTTTATCAGCAGTTATCTAAATCAAATCTGCATACCCTAGAGCCGATTTACCACAAAGCCGTGATCTTTGAGGACTCTGCACATCGGATTGAAGGTTGGGATGAACTTAAACGTTACTTTGAATCTTTGTACGCCAACGTTCGCCGATGTGAGTTTGATGTTCAGGAGCACCAACAGGTTGGGGAAAACGGCTTTTTGACGTGGACCATGCGCTTAGAGCATCCCAAGCTACAGGGCGGTAAAACTGTCAATGTAAACGGGGTCAGTCATCTTAGATTTCAAGACGGCTTGGTTATCTACCACAGAGACTATTTTGACCTCGGCGAGATGCTCTATGAAAACCTGCCCCTATTGGGCTCAGTTATTAAATGTATTAAGCAGAGGCTAGGATCATGA
- a CDS encoding DUF1365 domain-containing protein, with amino-acid sequence MQSVLFVGRIRHRRFTPIAHEINYPLFMPCLDLDEIDALQSKVWAFGTRWWHWARFKREDYLGSGDLKQAVLNKVFELTGERIEGQVKAVVHLRYLGIYFSPVNFYYVYDQSGYWRYLLAEVSNTPWNERHYYAVPATPQSGWTHDKAFHVSPFNPIDQKYVWRIKPINKRLSVHLECHRSEKEFDATLSMRAQPLTSASLIKQLIVTPVMAAKVVTGIYWHAFKLWFKGAPFYSHPKYQQAQDAHQKRSKEKEHRT; translated from the coding sequence ATGCAAAGCGTTCTTTTTGTTGGCCGAATTAGGCATCGACGTTTTACCCCTATTGCACATGAAATTAATTATCCACTGTTCATGCCATGCCTCGACCTTGATGAAATTGATGCGTTACAAAGCAAGGTCTGGGCGTTCGGGACACGATGGTGGCATTGGGCCAGGTTCAAACGCGAAGATTATCTCGGCAGTGGAGACTTGAAACAAGCTGTACTCAACAAGGTATTTGAGCTGACAGGCGAGCGCATTGAAGGTCAAGTAAAAGCCGTGGTGCACTTGCGCTACCTAGGCATTTACTTCAGTCCGGTTAACTTTTACTACGTATACGACCAAAGCGGGTATTGGCGCTACCTACTGGCGGAAGTGAGCAATACACCATGGAATGAACGCCACTACTATGCTGTGCCAGCTACTCCACAATCGGGTTGGACGCATGATAAGGCATTTCACGTTTCGCCATTTAATCCTATTGACCAAAAGTACGTGTGGCGTATTAAACCGATAAACAAACGTCTTTCTGTACACCTTGAATGCCATCGAAGCGAGAAGGAGTTTGATGCAACGCTAAGCATGCGCGCACAGCCATTAACGTCCGCTTCTTTAATCAAACAATTGATAGTAACGCCAGTGATGGCGGCAAAAGTCGTGACTGGTATTTACTGGCATGCTTTTAAATTGTGGTTTAAAGGTGCGCCATTTTATTCCCATCCTAAATATCAGCAAGCTCAAGATGCTCATCAAAAGAGAAGTAAAGAGAAGGAGCATAGAACATGA
- the htpX gene encoding protease HtpX, which produces MKRVMLFLATNLAVVLVLSVVLNIVYAVTGMQPGSLSGLLVMAAVFGFGGAFISLLMSKKMALRSVGGMVIESPRNETEHWLLETVRRQSEQVGIGMPTVAIYDSADINAFATGAKRDDSLVAVSTGLLHNMTRDEAEAVLAHEVSHIANGDMVTMTLMQGVVNTFVIFLSRFIANLVSSNSDEEEGGSNMMVYFGVSIVLELVFGFLASFITMWYSRHREFHADAGAAQLVGKQKMIAALERLKLSHESQLEGSMMAFGINGKRSMTELLMSHPPLDKRISALRNS; this is translated from the coding sequence ATGAAGCGAGTAATGTTGTTCCTAGCAACCAACCTAGCAGTTGTGCTGGTGTTGAGTGTTGTTCTCAATATTGTTTATGCTGTAACGGGGATGCAGCCAGGGAGCCTGTCTGGGCTGCTAGTTATGGCCGCTGTATTCGGTTTTGGTGGTGCGTTCATCTCACTACTGATGTCAAAGAAGATGGCGCTACGTTCAGTGGGTGGTATGGTGATCGAAAGCCCACGTAACGAAACAGAACACTGGCTACTTGAGACAGTTCGTCGCCAATCTGAGCAAGTTGGTATTGGGATGCCAACGGTTGCGATTTATGACTCTGCTGATATTAATGCATTTGCTACAGGTGCAAAGCGAGATGATTCGTTAGTCGCTGTGTCTACAGGTCTACTACACAATATGACACGAGATGAAGCTGAAGCGGTCCTTGCACACGAAGTGAGCCATATCGCGAACGGTGACATGGTGACAATGACGTTGATGCAAGGCGTGGTAAACACGTTTGTTATCTTCTTATCTCGTTTCATCGCGAACCTTGTTTCATCGAATAGCGATGAAGAGGAAGGCGGTAGCAACATGATGGTGTACTTCGGCGTATCTATTGTGCTTGAGTTGGTGTTTGGCTTTTTGGCAAGCTTTATTACCATGTGGTACAGCCGCCATAGAGAGTTCCACGCAGATGCAGGCGCAGCTCAACTTGTAGGCAAGCAAAAAATGATTGCTGCACTTGAGCGTTTAAAACTGAGCCATGAATCCCAGCTTGAAGGTTCAATGATGGCATTTGGTATCAATGGTAAACGCTCGATGACAGAGCTTTTAATGAGCCACCCGCCGTTAGATAAGCGTATTTCCGCTCTACGTAATTCATAA
- the bioD gene encoding dethiobiotin synthase produces MINAFFIAGTDTDVGKTVASKAILNALAEKGLKTIGYKPVAAGSEKTEEGYRNSDALYLQQASTVDVSYDDVNPYALELPASPHIAAKKENVEIKYSVLSEKLYQHKQNADVVLVEGAGGWRVPVSDDECLSSWVAQERLSVVLVVGIKLGCLSHAMLTLEAIKADGLEVVGWVANRINPGTEHYADIIKMLEDKINVPKLGEIPYVPSVKRQDLAKYINVDPLLGM; encoded by the coding sequence ATGATTAATGCATTTTTTATTGCTGGTACGGATACCGATGTAGGCAAAACAGTGGCATCTAAAGCGATTTTGAACGCTTTGGCCGAAAAAGGACTCAAAACAATTGGCTATAAACCCGTAGCCGCGGGTAGCGAAAAGACAGAAGAAGGGTACAGAAACTCTGATGCGCTCTACCTTCAGCAAGCTTCTACGGTTGATGTCTCCTATGACGATGTTAACCCTTATGCATTAGAGCTTCCTGCGTCGCCACATATTGCGGCGAAAAAAGAAAATGTAGAGATAAAGTATTCAGTGTTAAGCGAAAAGCTTTATCAGCACAAACAAAATGCAGATGTCGTACTTGTTGAAGGTGCGGGTGGATGGCGTGTGCCTGTGTCGGATGATGAGTGCTTATCTAGCTGGGTTGCGCAAGAGAGATTGTCTGTCGTGCTTGTGGTGGGTATTAAGCTTGGTTGTTTGAGCCACGCAATGCTGACACTGGAAGCAATCAAAGCGGATGGTTTAGAAGTTGTAGGGTGGGTAGCAAACCGTATTAATCCAGGTACAGAACACTACGCAGACATTATCAAAATGCTGGAAGATAAGATAAATGTACCTAAGCTCGGAGAGATCCCTTACGTACCTAGCGTTAAACGACAGGATCTTGCTAAGTACATTAACGTCGACCCGTTACTCGGTATGTAA
- a CDS encoding NAD(P)/FAD-dependent oxidoreductase — translation MRIAIVGSGISGLTCAYHLHKTHDITLFEANDYIGGHTATVDVPIDGNTYAVDTGFIVYNDRTYPRFMKMMNEIGVTGRATQMSFSVHNEDTGLEYNGHTLGTLFAQRRNWWNPRFYRFIFEILRFNRRVKRVVENGEGQSQTLGAFLARERFSDHFCQNYVLPMGAAIWSSTLADMRSFPLDFFARFFLNHGLLDITNRPQWYVIDGGSKAYIGPLIEGFADKIRLSTPVEEIWRDPLGVKVKVKGAVERFDQVIFACHSDQALALLKDSDRIEREVLSGLEYQANEVVLHTDESVLPTRRAAWASWNYRLSTGDIDHQPPMLTYNMNILQHIDAPVTFCVSLNSSQHIESDKILRTFTYHHPVFTKQSMAAQQRRSEINGLNHTWFCGAYWYNGFHEDGVRSALDVVSEIEVVPEIETNAKATEQKGAA, via the coding sequence ATGAGAATCGCGATTGTTGGTAGTGGTATCTCTGGACTGACGTGCGCATATCATTTGCATAAAACGCACGATATCACTCTGTTCGAAGCTAACGACTATATTGGCGGTCACACAGCAACAGTGGACGTACCGATAGATGGGAACACATACGCTGTCGATACGGGCTTTATTGTATACAACGACCGTACCTATCCACGTTTTATGAAGATGATGAATGAGATTGGTGTGACGGGACGTGCTACACAGATGAGCTTTAGCGTACACAATGAAGATACAGGCTTAGAGTACAACGGTCATACACTCGGTACGCTTTTTGCCCAACGCCGGAATTGGTGGAATCCGCGCTTTTATCGGTTTATTTTTGAAATCCTTCGCTTTAACAGGCGTGTTAAGAGGGTTGTTGAAAATGGAGAAGGGCAGTCGCAAACTCTTGGCGCTTTCTTAGCACGAGAACGCTTTAGTGATCACTTTTGTCAAAACTATGTTCTACCAATGGGCGCGGCAATTTGGTCATCAACTTTAGCAGATATGCGCTCGTTCCCACTCGACTTTTTCGCACGTTTTTTCCTCAACCATGGATTGCTCGACATAACGAATCGCCCGCAGTGGTACGTCATTGATGGTGGGTCAAAAGCTTACATAGGTCCATTGATCGAGGGCTTTGCTGACAAGATTCGTTTGTCGACGCCCGTAGAGGAAATATGGCGTGATCCGTTGGGTGTAAAAGTTAAAGTGAAGGGCGCTGTTGAACGTTTTGATCAAGTGATCTTTGCTTGTCACAGTGATCAAGCACTCGCACTGCTGAAAGACTCGGATAGGATTGAAAGAGAAGTACTTTCTGGCTTGGAATATCAGGCAAATGAAGTCGTCTTACACACAGATGAATCCGTATTACCGACACGCAGAGCAGCATGGGCGTCATGGAACTACCGCTTAAGCACGGGTGATATTGATCACCAACCTCCGATGCTCACGTACAACATGAATATCCTGCAGCATATCGACGCTCCGGTTACCTTTTGTGTGTCACTGAACAGTTCACAACACATCGAAAGCGACAAGATATTACGCACATTCACCTATCATCACCCCGTCTTTACAAAACAGTCGATGGCAGCTCAACAACGCCGTAGCGAGATTAACGGTCTTAACCACACTTGGTTTTGTGGAGCCTATTGGTACAACGGCTTCCATGAAGACGGTGTAAGAAGTGCACTGGACGTCGTGTCTGAGATAGAAGTAGTGCCAGAGATTGAAACAAACGCGAAAGCGACGGAACAAAAAGGAGCTGCGTAA
- the bioC gene encoding malonyl-ACP O-methyltransferase BioC — protein MEQALESAFDSQSDKSAIAEAFGKAAKTYDAHAAFQRDVGHRLLQHIPNDLSGKTILDVGCGTGYFSQQLSQRGAKVICLDLSKGMLEAAHQRCGDVGFTYQLGDADSLPLANDSVDMVFSSLALQWCDDLSVPLREMRRVVKQNGLICFSTLLDGSLHELKQVWMKIDSYQHVNDFISCNQVKIALAQSGCANHSLDLPTITVWYDTAFSLMRDLKGIGANHVSGRAQGLTRRKSLIQVEQAYQELRSHQGLLPATYQVCLGVIHL, from the coding sequence ATGGAACAAGCACTAGAGTCTGCATTCGACTCACAATCAGATAAATCCGCCATCGCCGAAGCATTTGGTAAAGCAGCGAAAACGTATGATGCTCATGCCGCTTTTCAACGCGATGTCGGTCATCGGTTGCTGCAACATATTCCCAACGACTTGAGCGGAAAAACTATCTTAGACGTTGGCTGCGGGACGGGCTATTTTTCACAACAACTGAGTCAACGTGGTGCAAAAGTCATTTGCTTAGACCTTTCAAAAGGTATGCTCGAAGCGGCCCATCAGCGTTGTGGTGATGTCGGTTTTACCTATCAGTTGGGTGATGCAGATTCCTTACCGCTGGCAAACGACTCTGTTGATATGGTGTTTTCAAGCTTGGCACTTCAGTGGTGTGATGATCTCTCCGTACCTTTGCGCGAGATGCGTAGAGTTGTAAAACAGAATGGCTTGATTTGCTTCTCTACACTGCTGGATGGGTCACTGCATGAGCTGAAGCAGGTATGGATGAAAATTGATTCATATCAACACGTAAATGACTTTATCAGCTGCAATCAGGTAAAAATTGCGTTAGCGCAATCTGGTTGTGCAAATCATAGTCTAGACTTGCCTACCATCACAGTCTGGTACGACACCGCTTTCTCATTGATGCGAGATTTAAAAGGCATCGGTGCTAACCATGTAAGCGGACGCGCTCAGGGTTTAACAAGACGTAAGTCACTTATACAAGTCGAACAAGCCTATCAGGAATTAAGAAGCCATCAGGGCCTTCTTCCTGCAACATATCAGGTTTGTTTAGGGGTTATACATCTATGA